From Anopheles funestus chromosome 3RL, idAnoFuneDA-416_04, whole genome shotgun sequence, a single genomic window includes:
- the LOC125767211 gene encoding poly(U)-binding-splicing factor half pint isoform X2, with translation MEQSIKMVLMKQTLAHQQQQLASQRTQVQRQQALALMCRVYVGSISFELKEDTIRAAFLPFGPIKSINMSWDPITQKHKGFAFVEYEIPEGAQLALEQMNGAMLGGRNIKVGRPSNMPQAQQVIDEIQEEAKSYNRIYIASIHPDLTEEDIKSVFEAFGPIMTCKMSQGNAVHTHKGYGFIEYQTNQSAIEAIASMNLFDLGGQLLRVGRSITPPNALMGPAANSAMPTAAAVAAAAATAKIQAMDAVATNAVLGLSATTPALKVGLTGLPLNPAITTAASAGFVAQAQLAAATQAAAAINSQPGLLVPPVSLAPSLLVNPVLGAAAKPLPTVLSQANPAAVAAAAAAAAAAAAAAAAAPNATAEDVYKKAQEKQQEELQKKLLEEGEPQTLQQQESMSIKGQSARHLVMQRLMRPRESKVVILRNMVGPEDVDETLQEEIQDECSKYGAVDRVIIYKERQSEGNFAEDDNTDVIVKIFVEFSQATEADRARESLNGRYFGGRLVKAESYDQALFDHGDLSG, from the exons ATGGAGCAGAGCATCAAGATGGTGCTGATGAAGCAAACGTTAgctcatcagcagcaacagttggCCAGTCAGCGTACGCAAGTACAACGGCAACAAGCATTGGCTCTTATGTGCCG TGTTTACGTTGGCAGTATTTCCTTCGAACTAAAAGAGGACACCATCCGAGCGGCTTTCCTACCTTTTGGACCGATCAAATCGATCAATATGTCTTGGGATCCGATCACGCAAAAGCATAAAGGGTTTGCGTTCGTAGAATATGAAATACCCGAAGGGGCACAATTGGCACTGGAGCAAATGAACGGTGCCATGCTCGGTGGGCGTAATATAAAAGTCGGTCGTCCAAGCAACATGCCTCAGGCGCAGCAAGTGATCGATGAGATCCAGGAGGAGGCAAAGAGTTACAATCGCATCTACATCGCTTCGATCCATCCGGACCTGACCGAAGAGGACATCAAGAGTGTGTTTGAAGCATTTGGGCCAATTATGACGTGCAAGATGTCACAGGGTAATGCTGTACATACGCACAAAGGATATGGATTTATTGAATATCAGACGAACCAGTCTGCAATTGAAGCAATCGCCAGCatgaatttgtttgatttgggGGGACAGTTGCTAAG GGTTGGTCGATCGATTACACCACCTAACGCATTGATGGGACCTGCGGCAAACTCAGCAATGCCAACGGCAGCTGCTgttgcggctgctgctgctaccgccAAAATCCAAGCAATGGATGCCGTGGCCACAAATGCAGTCCTAGGACTGTCAGCTACTACCCCTGCACTGAAGGTTGGTCTCACGGGACTTCCGCTTAATCCAGCCATTACGACGGCAGCCAGTGCAGGGTTCGTCGCACAAGCACAACTGGCCGCCGCAACCCAGGCCGCAGCTGCTATAAACAGCCAGCCGGGTTTATTGGTTCCACCCGTTTCGCTTGCTCCATCCCTGTTGGTTAATCCGGTGCTGGGAGCTGCAGCCAAACCACTTCCCACAGTATTGAGTCAAGCGAATCCGGCTGCGGTAGCTGCGGCAGCGgccgcggcagcagcagcagcagccgcagctGCTGCGGCTCCGAACGCTACCGCTGAAGACGTGTACAAGAAGGCACAGGAGAAACAGCAAGAAGAGTTACAGAAGAAATTGCTGGAAGAAGGTGAACCACAGACATTGCAGCAGCAAGAATCGATGTCAATCAAGGGTCAAAGCGCTCGTCATTTGGTGATGCAGCGGTTAATGAGGCCACGCGAAAGCAAGGTGGTTATTCTACGCAATATGGTTGGACCAGAGGACGTAGACGAGACGCTCCAGGAAGAGATTCAAGATGAGTGTAGCAAGTATGGTGCTGTGGACCGGGTTATTATCTACAAGGAGCGCCAATCGGAGGGTAACTTTGCCGAGGACGACAATACGGACGTGATCGTTAAGATTTTCGTCGAGTTCTCGCAGGCCACCGAAGCAGATAGAGCCCGTGAATCACTAAACGGTCGCTATTTTGGCGGCCGTTTGGTCAAGGCGGAGTCTTACGATCAAGCTCTCTTTGACCACGGCGATTTGTCTGGCTAA
- the LOC125767211 gene encoding poly(U)-binding-splicing factor half pint isoform X1, translating to MNGAVTMGSNEYNSGNNNNSEASPAREEYRKEAETSPPPAKISKRDKERERDRERRERRERDRDREEREREPKIVPYITQPVYDLRQIGDVAFGPGTRSALLGILGGALPRLNTEQIELVSRAKKYAMEQSIKMVLMKQTLAHQQQQLASQRTQVQRQQALALMCRVYVGSISFELKEDTIRAAFLPFGPIKSINMSWDPITQKHKGFAFVEYEIPEGAQLALEQMNGAMLGGRNIKVGRPSNMPQAQQVIDEIQEEAKSYNRIYIASIHPDLTEEDIKSVFEAFGPIMTCKMSQGNAVHTHKGYGFIEYQTNQSAIEAIASMNLFDLGGQLLRVGRSITPPNALMGPAANSAMPTAAAVAAAAATAKIQAMDAVATNAVLGLSATTPALKVGLTGLPLNPAITTAASAGFVAQAQLAAATQAAAAINSQPGLLVPPVSLAPSLLVNPVLGAAAKPLPTVLSQANPAAVAAAAAAAAAAAAAAAAAPNATAEDVYKKAQEKQQEELQKKLLEEGEPQTLQQQESMSIKGQSARHLVMQRLMRPRESKVVILRNMVGPEDVDETLQEEIQDECSKYGAVDRVIIYKERQSEGNFAEDDNTDVIVKIFVEFSQATEADRARESLNGRYFGGRLVKAESYDQALFDHGDLSG from the exons ATGAATGGTGCCGTAACAATG GGGAGCAACGAGTATAATTccggtaacaacaacaacagcgaagCCTCACCTGCTCGCGAGGAGTATCGCAAGGAGGCGGAAACCTCCCCACCACCGGCCAAGATATCAAAGCGCGATAAAGAACGTGAACGCGACCGCGAACGTCGGGAACGTCGCGAAAGGGATCGAGACCGGGAAGAACGTGAACGTG AACCGAAAATTGTACCGTACATCACGCAGCCAGTGTATGATCTTCGTCAGATTGGTGATGTGGCTTTTGGACCGGGCACACGTTCGGCGCTGCTGGGTATACTGGGTGGCGCCTTGCCCCGGCTAAACACGGAGCAGATCGAGCTTGTGTCGAGAGCTAAAAAGTACGCCATGGAGCAGAGCATCAAGATGGTGCTGATGAAGCAAACGTTAgctcatcagcagcaacagttggCCAGTCAGCGTACGCAAGTACAACGGCAACAAGCATTGGCTCTTATGTGCCG TGTTTACGTTGGCAGTATTTCCTTCGAACTAAAAGAGGACACCATCCGAGCGGCTTTCCTACCTTTTGGACCGATCAAATCGATCAATATGTCTTGGGATCCGATCACGCAAAAGCATAAAGGGTTTGCGTTCGTAGAATATGAAATACCCGAAGGGGCACAATTGGCACTGGAGCAAATGAACGGTGCCATGCTCGGTGGGCGTAATATAAAAGTCGGTCGTCCAAGCAACATGCCTCAGGCGCAGCAAGTGATCGATGAGATCCAGGAGGAGGCAAAGAGTTACAATCGCATCTACATCGCTTCGATCCATCCGGACCTGACCGAAGAGGACATCAAGAGTGTGTTTGAAGCATTTGGGCCAATTATGACGTGCAAGATGTCACAGGGTAATGCTGTACATACGCACAAAGGATATGGATTTATTGAATATCAGACGAACCAGTCTGCAATTGAAGCAATCGCCAGCatgaatttgtttgatttgggGGGACAGTTGCTAAG GGTTGGTCGATCGATTACACCACCTAACGCATTGATGGGACCTGCGGCAAACTCAGCAATGCCAACGGCAGCTGCTgttgcggctgctgctgctaccgccAAAATCCAAGCAATGGATGCCGTGGCCACAAATGCAGTCCTAGGACTGTCAGCTACTACCCCTGCACTGAAGGTTGGTCTCACGGGACTTCCGCTTAATCCAGCCATTACGACGGCAGCCAGTGCAGGGTTCGTCGCACAAGCACAACTGGCCGCCGCAACCCAGGCCGCAGCTGCTATAAACAGCCAGCCGGGTTTATTGGTTCCACCCGTTTCGCTTGCTCCATCCCTGTTGGTTAATCCGGTGCTGGGAGCTGCAGCCAAACCACTTCCCACAGTATTGAGTCAAGCGAATCCGGCTGCGGTAGCTGCGGCAGCGgccgcggcagcagcagcagcagccgcagctGCTGCGGCTCCGAACGCTACCGCTGAAGACGTGTACAAGAAGGCACAGGAGAAACAGCAAGAAGAGTTACAGAAGAAATTGCTGGAAGAAGGTGAACCACAGACATTGCAGCAGCAAGAATCGATGTCAATCAAGGGTCAAAGCGCTCGTCATTTGGTGATGCAGCGGTTAATGAGGCCACGCGAAAGCAAGGTGGTTATTCTACGCAATATGGTTGGACCAGAGGACGTAGACGAGACGCTCCAGGAAGAGATTCAAGATGAGTGTAGCAAGTATGGTGCTGTGGACCGGGTTATTATCTACAAGGAGCGCCAATCGGAGGGTAACTTTGCCGAGGACGACAATACGGACGTGATCGTTAAGATTTTCGTCGAGTTCTCGCAGGCCACCGAAGCAGATAGAGCCCGTGAATCACTAAACGGTCGCTATTTTGGCGGCCGTTTGGTCAAGGCGGAGTCTTACGATCAAGCTCTCTTTGACCACGGCGATTTGTCTGGCTAA
- the LOC125767248 gene encoding NADH dehydrogenase [ubiquinone] 1 alpha subcomplex assembly factor 2, whose amino-acid sequence MANGPPTRNLLRIVLDNFLKSFRPRQIKGNFVGEDYFGNKYYEIPPDPSVGRRRASRWFEPTAKEAYDQEITAEWEAWLRGRRKEPPTEQELLKNLAIMKMKERNAAELEAKYSKPKDATVLEQQKTGMGSFPQYDEYEVMPGKGKHEK is encoded by the exons ATGGCAAACGGTCCACCGACACGCAATTTGTTGCGCATTGTGTTGGACAATTTTCTGAAATCGTTTCGACCAAGGCAGATTAAAGGAAACTTCGTGGGAGAAGATTATTTTGGCAATAAATATTACGAAATACCCCCTGATCCGTCCGTTGGTCGTCGTCGTGCATCTCGCTGGTTTGAACCTACTGCGAAAGAAGCATACGATCAAGAGATTACAGCCGAATGGGAAGCTTGGTTACGTGGAAGAAG GAAGGAACCACCTACCGAGCAGGAATTGTTAAAAAACTTGGCtattatgaaaatgaaagaacgTAATGCAGCAGAACTGGAAGCTAAGTACAGCAAACCGAAAGATGCAACCGTACTGGAACAACAGAAAACCGGAATGGGATCGTTTCCCCAGTACGACGAGTACGAAGTAATGCCTGGAAAAGGGAAACACGAAAAATAG
- the LOC125767240 gene encoding uncharacterized protein LOC125767240: MIMKQCVEAILSLVSVKSVLNRESVKENHLYHAVLSAVLEPLSNFSERTKTDDKIIATNLIKIGVLYDTVYNRLHTGQWNAVAPAEREMFTVLTFVRIIYTLWISTSNADSVKDSIYLADLGLMLGYPIEAQCNSGTIDLLTETASLLTNYLSEIVKEEPSPRKRLKLDAKLEDVSMIESHISNIPVLMCPSVQVFGNITI, translated from the exons atgaTCATGAAACAGTGCGTTGAAGCAATTCTTTCTTTAGTTTCCGTTAAATCAGTTCTTAATCGAGAAAGTGTGAAAGAAAATCATCTTTATCATGCTGTGCTTTCTGCTGTTCTTGAACCATTATCAAACTTCTCAGAGCGGACGAAAACTGATGATAAAATCATTGCTacgaatttaataaaaatcggCGTGCTGTATGATACTGTGTATAATCGTTTGCATACAGGGCAGTGGAATGCAGTTGCGCCAGCAGAAAGAGAAATGTTTACTGTCCTAACATTCGTAAGG ATAATCTATACGTTGTGGATATCAACAAGTAATGCGGATTCGGTAAAAGATAGCATATATTTGGCCGATCTCGGACTTATGCTAGGATATCCGATAGAGGCACAATGCAATAGTGGTACTATCGATTTACTCACAGAGACCGCATCTTTACTCACGAATTATTTAT cTGAAATAGTTAAGGAAGAACCCAGCCCTCGAAAACGATTGAAACTGGATGCTAAGTTAGAAGACGTTAGCATGATTGAAAGCCACATAAGCAACATCCCCGTATTGATGTGTCCTTCGGTACAAGTATTtgg CAACATTACGATCTGA